From Mytilus edulis chromosome 9, xbMytEdul2.2, whole genome shotgun sequence, the proteins below share one genomic window:
- the LOC139490018 gene encoding uncharacterized protein yields the protein MAQSVDWDEPLPEHSRSEWETWRNWLSALQNITIPRMYVSSSLSKKPTFELHVFADASEKAIAAVSYLRTIKPDGNFETGFILGKAKVAPHHGHTIPRLELCAAVLAVDVAKTVVENFDETFDVVKFYTDSKVVLGYIYNQTRRFYVYVEHRIERIRKSTVPEQWNYVPTAVNPADQATRSVSSEDIGSSCWLQGPTKFLCGELQASASTETLTTLVNPDLDKEVRPIVTVTKTTIEVSHSIGSERFQNFSSWKSLVNGIAVLQRFIQSRFKKVTLQDIDVVKSLNESEIFIIKTIQSEVYSSEIDCIVNGQNLRKNSSIISLDPFLYSEGILRVGGRLNKSNLPYQERNPLILPGKCHVSKLLVQHFHAHVKHQGRHFTEGAIRAEGYWITGSKRLVSSVIHHCVPCRKLRGCLEVQKMADLPTDRIEPTPPFTNVGVDAFGPWSVIHRRTRGGCSNSKRWAILFTCLTTRAIHIEIVEEMSSRAFINALRRFIAIRGKVSVFRSDRGTHFIGAVDPLHIEAINVEDDKVKTFMHETRTIWIFNPPHSSHMGGAWERLIGVTRRILDSILTDSNIKFLTHDVLV from the coding sequence ATGGCGCAATCTGTTGATTGGGACGAACCCCTGCCGGAACACAGCAGATCGGAATGGGAAACTTGGAGAAATTGGCTTAGTGCACTTCAGAACATTACAATTCCACGCATGTATGTAAGTTCTTCATTAAGTAAAAAACCTACCTTTGAACTTCATGTCTTTGCTGACGCATCTGAAAAGGCTATTGCAGCGGTATCATACTTACGAACAATAAAACCTGATGGCAACTTTGAAACTGGATTCATTTTAGGAAAGGCAAAAGTCGCACCTCACCATGGACACACTATACCGAGGTTAGAGCTGTGTGCAGCTGTTTTGGCGGTTGACGTAGCAAAGACAGTTGTTGAGAACTTTGATGAGACTTTCGATGTTGTTAAGTTTTACACCGACAGCAAGGTGGTCCTGGGATATATTTATAACCAGACACGTCGCTTTTATGTTTATGTGGAACATAGAATCGAACGCATACGTAAGTCTACGGTCCCAGAACAATGGAATTACGTTCCAACAGCAGTCAATCCTGCAGATCAAGCTACAAGGTCAGTTTCGTCAGAAGATATTGGTTCTAGTTGTTGGTTGCAAGGACCAACTAAGTTTCTATGTGGAGAACTACAAGCTTCTGCATCTACTGAAACTCTAACGACACTAGTCAATCCAGATTTAGATAAAGAAGTACGACCTATTGTGACAGTTACAAAGACTACAATTGAAGTCAGTCATTCTATTGGATCTGAACGATTTCAAAACTTTTCATCATGGAAGTCACTGGTAAATGGAATAGCCGTTCTACAAAGATTCATTCAGTCGAGATTCAAAAAGGTTACTTTACAAGACATCGATGTAGTTAAGTCGCTCAATGAGtcagaaatatttataattaagacAATACAAAGTGAAGTTTATAGTTCAGAAATAGACTGCATAGTAAATGGACAAAATCTTAGGAAAAACAGTAGTATTATATCTTTAGATCCATTTCTGTATAGTGAAGGCATTTTGCGTGTTGGTGGAAGACTCAATAAATCAAATCTGCCATACCAAGAAAGAAATCCACTCATTCTTCCAGGAAAATGTCATGTGTCAAAATTACTAGTGCAACATTTTCATGCCCATGTCAAGCACCAAGGACGACATTTTACAGAAGGTGCTATTCGTGCAGAGGGTTACTGGATTACAGGCTCGAAACGACTCGTATCATCAGTTATACACCATTGCGTCCCGTGTCGTAAACTCAGAGGTTGTTTGGAGGTTCAAAAGATGGCTGACCTCCCTACAGACAGAATAGAACCCACTCCGCCATTTACTAATGTGGGGGTCGATGCATTTGGTCCCTGGTCTGTTATTCATCGCAGGACTCGTGGTGGTTGTTCAAATTCTAAGAGGTGGGCTATACTTTTTACATGTCTCACGACACGTGCAATACATATAGAAATAGTCGAAGAGATGTCTTCGAGAGCTTTCATCAACGCCTTACGCAGATTCATTGCAATCAGAGGAAAAGTGAGTGTGTTTAGATCGGATCGCGGTACTCATTTCATAGGTGCAGTGGATCCTTTACACATCGAGGCAATTAACGTTGAAGATGACAAAGTTAAAACATTCATGCATGAAACGAGAACGATTTGGATTTTCAACCCTCCCCACTCCTCTCACATGGGAGGAGCGTGGGAACGATTAATAGGCGTAACAAGAAGGATTTTGGACTCAATTCTTACAGATTCAAACATAAAATTTCTAACTCATGATGTTTTAGTATGA